A stretch of Henckelia pumila isolate YLH828 chromosome 4, ASM3356847v2, whole genome shotgun sequence DNA encodes these proteins:
- the LOC140866724 gene encoding protein S40-5-like, which produces MAKGRKLTSSRSERYLASFGSSNGHETLNNGAAELEEHEVWSFVDNTADGYDHSPGRDWNYSGATADIHVSSFGIYNSSRRPPPPVSHHHHRQVGGLSLAFYDSKTSSSPRIVHQFRGQDMESPRGGRHVATSAPVNVPDWSKIYRVDSVESLHELEDDFDDNDLEVVPPHEYLAREYRRSRKVAANSVFEGVGRTLKGRDLSRVRDAVWSQTGFDG; this is translated from the coding sequence atGGCCAAGGGCCGGAAATTAACCAGCAGTCGCAGCGAGAGGTATTTAGCAAGTTTTGGCTCAAGTAACGGCCACGAAACGTTGAATAACGGCGCGGCGGAGCTGGAAGAACACGAAGTCTGGTCTTTTGTGGATAACACAGCCGATGGGTATGATCACTCTCCCGGACGAGACTGGAACTACTCCGGCGCCACCGCGGACATCCACGTGAGTTCCTTCGGCATATACAACAGCAGCCGCCGCCCACCTCCGCCAGTTTCCCACCACCACCACCGCCAGGTCGGTGGTCTTTCACTGGCTTTCTATGATTCCAAGACCTCGTCGTCGCCGAGGATCGTCCACCAATTCCGGGGTCAAGACATGGAATCACCACGTGGCGGACGCCACGTGGCAACGTCAGCACCAGTGAACGTACCAGATTGGTCCAAGATTTATCGGGTCGACTCGGTTGAGTCGCTGCACGAGTTGGAGGACGACTTCGACGACAATGATCTGGAGGTTGTTCCGCCGCATGAATATCTGGCGCGTGAGTACAGACGCAGCCGCAAAGTGGCCGCCAACTCGGTGTTCGAGGGCGTGGGGCGAACGCTCAAGGGTCGGGACCTTAGCCGGGTCAGGGATGCAGTGTGGAGCCAGACCGGGTTCGATGGGtga